One region of Suncus etruscus isolate mSunEtr1 chromosome 5, mSunEtr1.pri.cur, whole genome shotgun sequence genomic DNA includes:
- the PIERCE2 gene encoding piercer of microtubule wall 2 protein, translating to MSEINTSASNSDRETKREQLPPCVNPGNPVFSCMLDPKILCTATSLSKPTMIMYKTNSSDYGEFLPIPQFFPCNYNPKGHEFSNHIRSTGFYQNNTLSTGPDRTRTVDFPNFQHTI from the coding sequence gaTAAATACTTCAGCTTCAAATTCAGACAGAGAGACAAAACGTGAACAGCTGCCTCCTTGTGTGAATCCTGGTAACCCTGTATTTTCCTGCATGTTGGACCCAAAGATACTCTGCACAGCTACTTCCCTGTCAAAACCTACAATGATTATGTATAAAACCAATTCAAGTGATTATGGTGAATTTTTACCTATTCCACAGTTTTTCCCCTGCAATTATAATCCAAAGGGACATGAATTTTCAAATCATATCAGAAGTACTGGATTTTATCAAAATAATACTCTAAGCACTGGACCTGACAGAACCAGAACCGTTGATTTCCCTAATTTTCAACACACTATATGA